From Hymenobacter sedentarius, a single genomic window includes:
- a CDS encoding glycerate kinase, protein MNILIAPDSFKDALAAPLVCEHLRRGLQRTFPAAHCHLLPLADGGEGTLETLAAVLGGEFVGVEVHDPLFRPLRAEYLWLPDTATAVVEMARASGLEQLAATERNATRTTTLGTGELLAHALDRGARHLVLTVGGSATNDAGLGLGTALGYRFLDKNGHTVLPTGEHLARVHRIDAARVHPRLAAATYRVVTDVTNPFFGPTGAAHVFAAQKGADAAAIAHLDAGLRAFADVLQATFGLAVQQLPGSGAGGGIAGGAAAFLRARIDSAADWVLELSGADQLQQAADLLITGEGRVDAQTWQGKLLGRLLARAAHHAVPVMLVCGALLDADAVLAAPNVLYATSILTEPMPLAEALRRTPALLETQGALLGRLLAHGGIRLKPPSFDITERAC, encoded by the coding sequence GTGAACATTCTCATTGCGCCCGACTCGTTCAAGGATGCCCTGGCCGCGCCGCTGGTGTGCGAGCACCTGCGGCGCGGTTTGCAGCGGACTTTTCCGGCGGCCCACTGCCACCTGCTGCCCCTGGCCGATGGCGGCGAGGGCACCCTCGAAACGCTGGCCGCTGTGCTCGGCGGCGAATTCGTGGGAGTTGAAGTGCACGACCCGCTGTTCCGGCCCCTCCGCGCCGAGTACCTCTGGCTGCCCGACACGGCCACGGCAGTGGTGGAGATGGCCCGCGCTTCGGGCCTGGAGCAGCTGGCCGCCACCGAGCGCAACGCCACCCGCACCACCACGCTGGGCACCGGCGAGTTGCTGGCCCACGCCCTCGACCGCGGCGCCCGCCACCTTGTGCTCACGGTGGGCGGCAGCGCCACCAACGACGCCGGCCTGGGCCTGGGCACGGCCCTGGGCTACCGGTTTCTCGACAAAAACGGGCACACCGTGCTGCCCACCGGCGAGCACCTCGCCCGCGTGCACCGCATCGACGCCGCGCGGGTGCACCCGCGGTTGGCCGCCGCTACCTACCGCGTGGTGACAGACGTGACCAATCCGTTCTTTGGGCCTACCGGCGCGGCCCACGTATTTGCCGCGCAAAAAGGAGCCGATGCCGCCGCCATTGCCCACCTCGACGCGGGCCTGCGCGCCTTCGCCGACGTGCTCCAGGCCACTTTCGGGCTGGCGGTGCAGCAGCTGCCGGGCAGCGGGGCCGGCGGGGGCATCGCTGGCGGGGCGGCCGCCTTCCTGCGGGCCCGCATCGACTCAGCCGCCGACTGGGTACTGGAGCTGAGCGGGGCCGACCAGCTGCAGCAAGCCGCCGACCTGCTCATCACCGGCGAGGGCCGCGTCGATGCCCAAACCTGGCAGGGCAAGCTGCTGGGCCGGCTGCTGGCGCGGGCCGCCCACCACGCGGTGCCCGTGATGCTGGTGTGCGGCGCCCTGCTGGACGCCGACGCCGTACTCGCCGCTCCGAACGTGCTCTACGCCACCTCCATCCTTACCGAGCCCATGCCGCTAGCCGAGGCCCTGCGCCGCACCCCGGCCCTGCTCGAAACCCAGGGTGCGCTGCTGGGCCGGCTGCTGGCGCACGGCGGCATTCGCCTCAAACCGCCTTCTTTTGACATAACTGAACGGGCATGCTGA
- a CDS encoding cation:dicarboxylate symporter family transporter → MKLKKITRNLTLWVLLSIVAGALLGHFQPATAVKMEFLGKRFIEVVKLFINPIIFLTITLGISTMGDLKKVGRIGGKALLYFEIVTTLALFIGVAVAAVVRPGDGVAVGKLSTDKVGEFTKRAGEFSWGHFLADNLTLQVLIVAIILGIVLSKYAGRRPIIHFLKETSKYVFRGLHWVMLLAPIGAFGGMAFTIGKYGIATLLPLGKLMITVYMTMAVFIFLILGGILRYCRVGMWSFLKYIKAELLIVLGTSSSEAGLPGLMEKLERMGCAQPVVGLVVPTGYSFNLDGTTIYLSLATLFLAQVFHIDLSAAQILTMMGILMVTSKGAAGVAGSGFVVLASTLTAMKVIPVEGLALLLGVDRFMSEARSITNFIGNGVATIFLAHNEGALDHERVVEALGKRMKPLRFRKDLTSGEYLGQVAEQASETARLLKNKK, encoded by the coding sequence ATGAAACTAAAAAAAATCACCCGTAACCTCACGCTTTGGGTATTGCTGTCCATTGTGGCCGGGGCGCTGCTGGGGCATTTCCAGCCCGCCACCGCCGTGAAGATGGAGTTTTTGGGCAAGCGCTTCATCGAGGTGGTGAAGCTATTTATCAACCCCATTATTTTTCTCACCATCACGCTCGGCATCAGCACCATGGGCGACTTGAAGAAGGTGGGACGCATCGGGGGCAAGGCACTGCTCTACTTCGAGATTGTGACCACGCTGGCGCTATTCATCGGGGTGGCCGTGGCGGCGGTGGTGCGCCCCGGCGACGGCGTGGCTGTGGGCAAGCTCAGCACCGACAAGGTGGGCGAGTTCACGAAGCGGGCCGGCGAGTTTTCGTGGGGCCACTTCCTGGCCGACAACCTCACGTTGCAGGTGCTCATTGTGGCCATCATCCTGGGCATCGTGCTCAGCAAGTACGCGGGCCGCCGACCGATTATTCACTTCCTGAAAGAGACCTCGAAGTATGTGTTTCGGGGGCTGCACTGGGTGATGCTGCTGGCGCCCATCGGGGCGTTTGGCGGCATGGCCTTCACCATCGGCAAGTACGGCATCGCCACGCTGCTGCCCCTGGGCAAGCTCATGATTACGGTGTATATGACGATGGCCGTGTTCATCTTCCTCATCCTGGGCGGCATTCTACGCTACTGCCGCGTGGGCATGTGGTCGTTTCTGAAATACATCAAGGCCGAGCTACTGATTGTGCTGGGCACGTCTTCGTCGGAGGCCGGCTTGCCGGGGCTCATGGAAAAGCTCGAGCGCATGGGCTGCGCCCAGCCGGTGGTGGGGCTGGTGGTGCCCACGGGCTACTCCTTCAACCTCGACGGCACCACCATTTACCTCTCGCTGGCCACCCTGTTTCTAGCCCAGGTGTTCCACATCGACCTTTCGGCGGCGCAGATTTTGACCATGATGGGCATCCTGATGGTGACCAGCAAGGGCGCGGCCGGGGTGGCGGGCAGCGGCTTTGTGGTGCTGGCCAGCACGCTCACGGCCATGAAAGTGATTCCGGTGGAGGGCCTGGCCCTGCTGCTGGGCGTCGACCGGTTCATGTCGGAGGCGCGCTCCATCACCAACTTCATCGGCAACGGCGTGGCCACCATTTTCCTGGCCCACAACGAAGGAGCCCTCGACCACGAGCGGGTAGTGGAGGCTCTGGGCAAGCGCATGAAGCCGCTGCGCTTCCGCAAAGACCTCACCAGCGGCGAGTACCTGGGCCAAGTGGCCGAGCAGGCCAGCGAAACAGCCCGCCTGCTGAAGAACAAGAAATAG
- a CDS encoding AEC family transporter: MTNLVLLLVCLGAGAALRRWQLVPPGAAGVLNQLIIVLLLPALTFLHLAEARFDQRFVLPVLMPWLIFGAGWVFFAAAGRRMGLERGTVGALILTGGISSISFVGFPIFEMLYGKLGLELGLVMSLAGSILISVTLGVVVASWYGAAAPSWRGVGARVLRFPPFLAFVAALAAHAVGYRHPALVRGVLEKLSAPFPVVALLSVGLQLQFAVPHGRGRLLALGLGYKLLLAPVVVAAVYVGLARQHGPTVSLCLLGATIGPMNTAAVIADRYGLDPPLAAQMVGLGIPLSLPLLALLGWWLQ, encoded by the coding sequence ATGACCAACCTCGTCCTGCTGCTGGTGTGCCTGGGGGCGGGGGCGGCGCTGCGACGCTGGCAGCTGGTGCCGCCCGGCGCGGCGGGTGTGCTCAACCAGCTCATCATTGTACTGCTGCTGCCGGCGCTCACGTTCCTGCACCTGGCCGAGGCGCGATTCGACCAGCGGTTTGTGCTGCCGGTGCTCATGCCTTGGCTGATTTTTGGGGCGGGCTGGGTGTTTTTCGCGGCCGCGGGGCGCCGGATGGGGCTGGAGCGGGGCACGGTGGGTGCCCTCATTCTCACCGGCGGCATCAGCAGCATCTCGTTTGTGGGGTTCCCTATTTTCGAGATGCTGTATGGCAAGCTGGGGCTGGAACTGGGTTTGGTGATGAGCCTGGCCGGCTCGATTCTGATTAGTGTGACGCTGGGCGTGGTGGTGGCCTCGTGGTACGGGGCGGCCGCGCCGTCGTGGCGGGGCGTGGGGGCGCGAGTGTTGCGGTTCCCGCCGTTTCTGGCTTTTGTGGCGGCGCTGGCGGCCCATGCGGTGGGCTACCGGCACCCCGCGCTGGTGCGTGGCGTGCTGGAAAAGCTCAGCGCGCCGTTTCCGGTGGTTGCGCTGCTCTCGGTGGGCCTGCAGCTGCAGTTTGCCGTGCCGCACGGCCGGGGCCGGCTGCTGGCCCTCGGCCTGGGCTACAAGCTGCTGCTGGCCCCGGTGGTGGTGGCGGCGGTGTACGTGGGCCTGGCCCGGCAGCACGGCCCCACGGTGAGCCTCTGCCTGCTGGGCGCCACCATCGGCCCCATGAACACGGCGGCCGTCATCGCCGACCGCTACGGCCTTGACCCGCCCCTGGCCGCCCAGATGGTGGGCCTGGGCATCCCGCTCTCGCTCCCGCTGCTGGCCCTGCTGGGCTGGTGGCTGCAGTGA
- a CDS encoding TonB-dependent receptor domain-containing protein — protein sequence MLHAYPFCRAAARLTFAFLLLALQPGLVAAAPAVSAATRPAADNVLARHVTLQLEAQPVKTVLATIESQVHIRFLYSQQLIGAERRVSVAAVDEPLSGVLETLLAPLRIGYEVVNSGIVLAPAVRAAVIPISGRVLDAEGQPMAGATVLEQGTNNGTGTDGEGRFALKVQPGATLVISAIGFKSQQLVVGDRTTFDVRLVASATDLGDVTVVGSRGLPRTDVERPSPVDVLNAKELQLTGQTDLGQQVQFNSPSFNSAKTGVNGVANYADPASLRGLSPDQVLVLVDGKRRHQFSALNLNVTVGAGTVVTDLNAIPSLAIERIEVLRDGAAAQYGSDAIAGVINLGLNKSTGIATAKVQYGITQQGDGAQYLAGANYGVKLGKTNPGYANFTLQYQHQGQTNRTDNYVGGIYNTFNAPGTLPAAPTATQLVNENQKRAERGVYGPVGTPIKVGVYGSNQADIYQGFYNLGVPLGDSKWSVYSFGGYSRKDILAYGFFRNAAPNGSNYSPLHPDGYLPELPGRSDDYSAVVGLNRKLAGGWNLDFSTGYGYNYLDLYANKTANASMGTASPTDFYVGRSAFGQSTSEVNVSRNYTGLFGTKSFNVAFGSQFRADRFQLKRGSAESYFAGPLATSAGKSPGSNGRPGIAPEDETDATRTNVGVYVDLESDLTERLLLTTALRYENYSDFGSNISGKFAGRFKLTEGISLRGSINRGFRAPSLQQTFNSVTTSTVQSGAIVQTKQLRNDDARLIPLGVAAPKAETSWNYSAGVAAQVNQNLLFTLDAYQIDIQDRIIDSERLIKSNIKALQTPDFAGISEIRFFTNAIDTRTRGLDLVSTYKTDFSERSRLSASLALTFNQTNIVRTGATPAALQAGTANRILLIDTVSIGLIERAQPRQKVLLSATYTWGKFSITPRASYFGAVTAYEKPANKTVNGAVVYVPHISQEFKGKTLIDLALVYNPAKAVSITVGGNNLFNVYPDRVDSRRFGSYSNGEIPYTRNAAQFGFNGAYYYTNATFTF from the coding sequence ATGTTGCACGCTTACCCTTTTTGCCGCGCTGCTGCCCGGCTGACTTTTGCGTTTCTGCTATTGGCCCTGCAGCCGGGGCTGGTGGCCGCAGCTCCGGCGGTGTCCGCCGCAACCCGGCCCGCCGCCGATAATGTGCTGGCGCGCCACGTAACGCTACAGCTCGAAGCCCAGCCGGTGAAAACCGTGCTGGCCACCATCGAAAGCCAGGTGCACATCCGCTTTCTCTATAGCCAGCAGCTTATCGGGGCCGAGCGCCGGGTGAGCGTGGCGGCCGTGGACGAGCCCCTGAGCGGCGTGCTCGAAACCCTGCTGGCTCCCCTGCGCATCGGCTACGAGGTAGTAAACAGCGGCATTGTGCTGGCGCCGGCCGTGCGGGCAGCCGTCATCCCCATTTCGGGCCGGGTGCTTGATGCCGAGGGGCAGCCCATGGCGGGCGCCACCGTACTGGAGCAGGGCACCAACAACGGCACCGGCACCGACGGCGAAGGCCGCTTCGCGCTGAAAGTGCAGCCCGGCGCCACACTGGTCATTTCGGCCATCGGCTTCAAGAGCCAGCAGCTGGTGGTGGGCGACCGCACCACGTTTGACGTGCGGCTGGTGGCCAGCGCCACCGACCTCGGCGACGTGACGGTGGTGGGCTCGCGCGGCCTGCCCCGCACCGACGTGGAACGGCCCTCGCCCGTCGACGTGCTCAATGCCAAGGAGCTGCAGCTAACGGGCCAGACCGACCTGGGCCAGCAGGTGCAGTTCAACTCGCCCTCGTTCAACTCGGCCAAAACCGGCGTGAACGGCGTGGCCAACTACGCCGACCCGGCCTCGCTGCGCGGCCTCTCGCCCGACCAAGTGCTGGTGCTCGTGGACGGCAAGCGCCGCCACCAGTTTTCGGCCCTGAACCTGAACGTGACGGTGGGCGCGGGCACGGTAGTGACGGATTTGAACGCCATTCCGTCGCTGGCCATCGAGCGGATCGAGGTGCTGCGCGACGGTGCGGCCGCCCAGTACGGCTCCGACGCCATTGCCGGCGTGATTAACCTGGGGCTGAATAAAAGCACCGGCATTGCCACGGCCAAGGTGCAGTACGGCATCACCCAGCAGGGCGACGGCGCCCAGTACCTGGCCGGCGCCAACTACGGCGTGAAGCTGGGCAAAACCAACCCCGGCTACGCCAACTTCACCCTGCAATACCAGCACCAGGGCCAGACCAACCGCACCGACAACTACGTGGGCGGCATCTACAACACGTTCAACGCGCCGGGCACGCTGCCCGCCGCCCCTACGGCCACCCAGCTCGTCAACGAAAACCAGAAGCGGGCCGAACGCGGCGTGTACGGCCCCGTGGGCACCCCTATCAAAGTGGGCGTGTACGGCAGCAACCAGGCCGACATCTACCAGGGATTTTATAACCTGGGCGTGCCGCTGGGCGACAGCAAATGGTCGGTGTACAGCTTCGGCGGCTACTCGCGCAAGGACATTCTGGCCTACGGCTTTTTCCGCAACGCCGCCCCGAACGGTTCCAACTACAGCCCCCTGCACCCCGACGGCTACCTGCCTGAGCTGCCCGGCCGCTCCGACGACTACTCGGCCGTAGTGGGCCTGAACCGCAAGCTGGCCGGCGGCTGGAACCTCGATTTCAGCACCGGCTACGGCTACAACTACCTCGACCTCTACGCCAACAAAACGGCCAATGCCTCAATGGGCACGGCTTCGCCAACGGACTTTTACGTGGGCCGCAGCGCCTTTGGGCAGAGCACCAGCGAGGTGAACGTGAGCCGCAACTACACGGGCCTGTTCGGCACCAAATCCTTCAACGTAGCCTTTGGCAGCCAGTTCCGGGCCGACCGGTTCCAGCTCAAGCGCGGCAGCGCCGAGTCGTACTTTGCCGGGCCACTGGCCACCAGCGCCGGCAAGTCGCCGGGCTCGAACGGCCGGCCGGGCATTGCCCCCGAGGACGAGACCGACGCCACCCGCACCAACGTGGGCGTGTACGTGGACCTCGAAAGCGACCTCACCGAGCGCCTGCTCCTCACCACGGCCCTGCGCTACGAGAACTATTCCGATTTTGGCAGCAACATCTCGGGCAAATTTGCCGGCCGCTTCAAGCTGACGGAGGGCATTTCGCTGCGCGGCTCCATCAACCGGGGCTTCCGGGCGCCCTCGCTGCAGCAGACGTTTAACAGCGTGACGACCTCAACGGTGCAGAGCGGCGCCATTGTGCAAACCAAGCAGCTGCGCAACGACGACGCCCGCCTCATTCCGCTGGGCGTGGCCGCGCCCAAGGCCGAAACCTCCTGGAACTACAGCGCCGGGGTGGCCGCGCAGGTGAACCAGAACCTGCTTTTCACCCTCGATGCCTACCAGATTGACATTCAGGACCGCATCATCGACAGCGAGCGCCTGATTAAGAGCAACATCAAGGCCCTGCAGACTCCGGACTTCGCGGGCATCAGCGAAATCCGCTTCTTCACCAACGCCATCGACACCCGCACCCGCGGCCTGGATTTGGTATCGACCTACAAAACCGATTTCAGCGAGCGCAGCCGCCTGAGCGCCAGCCTGGCCCTGACCTTCAACCAGACCAACATCGTGCGCACCGGCGCCACGCCCGCCGCCCTGCAGGCCGGCACCGCCAACCGTATTCTGCTGATTGACACCGTCAGCATCGGGCTGATTGAGCGGGCGCAGCCCCGCCAGAAGGTGCTGCTCTCGGCCACCTACACCTGGGGTAAGTTCAGCATCACGCCGCGCGCCTCCTACTTCGGGGCCGTAACGGCCTACGAGAAACCGGCTAACAAAACCGTGAATGGTGCCGTGGTCTATGTGCCCCACATCAGCCAGGAGTTCAAGGGTAAGACCCTGATTGACCTGGCCCTGGTGTACAATCCGGCCAAAGCCGTGTCCATCACCGTGGGCGGAAATAACCTGTTCAACGTGTACCCCGACCGGGTCGATTCGAGGCGCTTTGGCAGCTACTCCAACGGCGAGATTCCTTATACCCGCAACGCGGCGCAGTTCGGCTTCAACGGCGCCTATTACTACACCAACGCCACGTTTACGTTTTAG
- a CDS encoding FecR family protein yields the protein MKPSYLVTLLNRYLHDDCSEGEAWTVDQWYEARDMPRPLSAPVPTAAEQAATKARAWQQIQARTRPRPVGWRTPALRWAAAAMLVLGLSLGWVGTRRASVGLATGPAPLAQKLTVAPEPGGWRVGTNATGRPLPLSLADGSTVTLQPGGRLRYPARFAPGQERVVELRGEAFFEVFHDATRPFRVLTDKLETVVLGTSFTVRAVPGQAEATVQVRTGRVRVSPRPGQPAAPDAAVVLRPNQEVVYSPAVPALRPVLVAQPALLRPEPLSFDERPVAEVLGSLQDGYGVPIRYDGAALAGCTVSLAFGTENLFEKLDLLCKTLGASYERTDDAIIFRSRGCLSE from the coding sequence ATGAAGCCCTCCTACCTAGTCACCTTACTGAACCGCTACCTGCACGACGACTGCTCGGAGGGCGAAGCATGGACCGTGGACCAGTGGTACGAAGCCCGCGACATGCCGCGGCCATTGTCGGCACCGGTGCCTACTGCGGCCGAGCAGGCCGCCACCAAGGCCCGCGCCTGGCAGCAAATTCAAGCGCGCACGCGGCCCCGGCCGGTCGGCTGGCGCACGCCGGCCCTGCGCTGGGCAGCTGCAGCTATGCTGGTGCTGGGCCTGAGCTTGGGTTGGGTGGGCACCCGCCGTGCGTCGGTCGGGCTGGCTACCGGCCCCGCTCCTTTGGCGCAGAAGTTGACGGTGGCACCCGAACCCGGCGGCTGGCGGGTGGGCACCAACGCCACGGGCCGCCCCCTGCCCCTCTCCCTGGCCGATGGCAGCACCGTAACACTGCAGCCCGGCGGCCGCCTGCGCTACCCGGCCCGCTTTGCGCCCGGCCAGGAGCGGGTAGTGGAGCTGCGCGGTGAGGCGTTCTTCGAGGTATTTCACGACGCCACCCGCCCGTTTCGGGTGCTCACGGATAAACTAGAAACCGTGGTGCTGGGCACCAGCTTCACGGTGCGGGCCGTGCCCGGCCAGGCCGAAGCCACGGTGCAGGTGCGCACCGGCCGCGTGCGCGTGAGCCCGCGCCCCGGACAGCCCGCCGCCCCCGATGCGGCCGTGGTGCTGCGCCCCAACCAGGAAGTGGTGTACTCGCCGGCCGTGCCGGCGCTGCGCCCCGTGCTGGTGGCCCAGCCGGCCCTGCTGCGACCCGAGCCCCTGAGCTTCGACGAGCGGCCGGTGGCCGAGGTGCTAGGCAGCCTGCAGGACGGCTACGGCGTGCCCATTCGCTACGATGGGGCGGCGCTGGCGGGCTGCACCGTAAGCCTGGCCTTTGGCACCGAAAACTTATTCGAGAAACTTGACCTACTCTGCAAAACCCTCGGCGCCAGCTACGAGCGCACCGACGACGCCATCATTTTCCGCAGCCGCGGCTGCCTGAGCGAGTAG
- a CDS encoding RNA polymerase sigma factor encodes MMLINLLISMKVLPFSLDTPAAPVAACDDAALLRALAQDDEQAFAEIYERYWDDLHAHACRKLGCPHEAEEVVQDLFVALWDKRHRAAGIEQLKAYLFTALKYRVIDCIRAQAVRQAHAAAPPAPSAHRGTEEAVAVGDLAAALAASLRRLPGHAREVFRLSRLEHRTVPEIAAHLQVSPKTVEYHLARSLRMLRGCLREFMVSVLLLAVLNG; translated from the coding sequence ATGATGCTTATTAACCTGCTGATTTCGATGAAAGTCCTCCCGTTTTCGCTAGATACCCCGGCCGCCCCCGTGGCGGCCTGCGACGACGCGGCGTTGCTCCGCGCCTTGGCCCAGGACGACGAGCAGGCGTTCGCCGAAATCTACGAGCGGTACTGGGACGACCTGCACGCCCACGCCTGCCGCAAGCTGGGCTGCCCCCACGAGGCCGAAGAGGTAGTGCAGGACCTGTTTGTGGCCCTGTGGGACAAACGCCACCGTGCCGCCGGCATCGAACAGTTGAAGGCCTACTTGTTCACGGCGCTGAAGTATCGGGTCATCGACTGCATCCGGGCCCAGGCCGTGCGCCAGGCCCACGCCGCGGCCCCGCCCGCCCCGTCGGCCCACCGCGGCACCGAAGAAGCCGTGGCCGTGGGCGACCTGGCCGCCGCGCTGGCCGCCAGCCTGCGCCGCCTGCCCGGCCACGCCCGCGAGGTGTTCCGCCTCAGCCGCCTAGAGCACCGCACGGTGCCCGAAATCGCGGCCCATCTACAGGTTTCGCCCAAAACTGTAGAGTATCACCTGGCTCGCTCGCTCCGGATGCTGCGCGGCTGCCTGCGCGAGTTCATGGTCAGCGTCCTATTGCTGGCCGTGCTGAACGGCTGA
- the fdhD gene encoding formate dehydrogenase accessory sulfurtransferase FdhD, translating into MEPAILLPAASYEFATIQKVGGAGPPVSASDQLAAEEPLEIRVGFEVAGQREHRTLSVTMRTPGHDEELAAGFLLTEGIIHQKADLLGIIPCPDVQKAEEAGNVTRAELAAHVQVDFSAMERHFYTSSSCGVCGKTSIDAVRTASCPVLPTNGPYLTYDAVHQLPERLRAAQAGFEQTGGQHASALFSPAGELLLLREDVGRHNALDKVIGAALLADWLPLHQHVLLVSGRVSFELVQKAAAAGIGILAAVGAPSSLAVQAAESFGMTVLGFVRQQRYNIYCGAWRLVGDTSKKAEQ; encoded by the coding sequence ATGGAGCCCGCCATTCTCTTACCCGCTGCCAGCTACGAATTTGCCACCATCCAAAAAGTGGGCGGTGCTGGCCCGCCCGTGTCCGCCTCCGACCAACTCGCGGCCGAGGAGCCGCTGGAAATTCGCGTGGGCTTCGAGGTAGCGGGCCAACGCGAGCACCGCACCCTGTCCGTGACCATGCGCACGCCCGGGCACGACGAAGAGCTGGCCGCCGGCTTTCTGCTCACCGAGGGCATCATTCATCAGAAAGCCGACCTGCTGGGCATCATCCCCTGCCCCGACGTGCAAAAGGCCGAAGAAGCCGGCAACGTAACCCGCGCCGAGCTGGCCGCGCACGTGCAAGTCGATTTCTCGGCCATGGAGCGGCATTTCTACACCAGCTCCAGCTGTGGCGTGTGCGGCAAAACCAGCATCGACGCCGTGCGTACCGCCTCCTGCCCCGTGCTGCCCACCAACGGCCCCTACCTGACCTACGACGCCGTGCACCAGCTTCCCGAGCGCCTGCGCGCCGCCCAGGCCGGCTTCGAGCAAACCGGCGGCCAGCACGCCTCGGCGCTGTTTAGCCCGGCTGGCGAGCTGCTGTTGCTGCGCGAAGACGTGGGCCGGCACAACGCGCTGGACAAGGTCATCGGCGCGGCGCTGCTGGCCGATTGGCTGCCGCTGCACCAGCACGTGCTGCTGGTGAGCGGACGTGTGAGCTTCGAGCTGGTGCAAAAAGCTGCCGCCGCCGGCATTGGCATCTTGGCGGCCGTGGGTGCCCCTAGCAGCTTAGCCGTACAGGCCGCCGAAAGCTTTGGTATGACCGTACTTGGCTTCGTGCGCCAGCAGCGCTACAACATCTATTGCGGGGCCTGGCGCCTGGTGGGCGACACGAGTAAAAAGGCTGAACAGTAA
- a CDS encoding DUF7009 family protein produces the protein MKLRFEDNSIRLRLSEAEVTRFAETGRVSVVVPLGPTERESLTYALERSETEEFRITHGAGAITIKVPAALATKWTSTDQNGLSATLMMAQRQPLKVLVEKDLECRH, from the coding sequence ATGAAACTCCGCTTCGAAGACAACTCCATTCGCCTCCGCCTCTCCGAAGCCGAAGTAACCCGCTTTGCCGAAACCGGGCGGGTGTCCGTGGTGGTGCCCCTGGGGCCTACGGAGCGCGAGAGCCTGACGTATGCGCTGGAGCGGTCCGAAACGGAAGAATTCCGCATCACCCACGGGGCAGGCGCCATCACCATCAAAGTGCCGGCCGCCCTGGCCACCAAGTGGACCAGCACCGACCAAAACGGCCTCAGCGCCACGCTCATGATGGCCCAGCGCCAGCCGCTCAAGGTGTTGGTTGAAAAGGATTTGGAGTGCCGCCACTAG